The proteins below are encoded in one region of Archocentrus centrarchus isolate MPI-CPG fArcCen1 chromosome 13, fArcCen1, whole genome shotgun sequence:
- the LOC115790499 gene encoding serine/threonine-protein kinase pim-2-like, which yields MLPPFPPLTKVLLTDLYLAIKHIPNDDVEHQQVVLNGKTSMVPLEVLLMMKVGGGPGSVGTCAAVSILDWYDLEQEVLLVMERSVPCVSLLTYMENNAGPLEENITKQLVDAAIIMHSKGIFHRDIKMENLLLETGSSDLRVRVIDFGCGCSVQEKLFSSFLGTSAYAPPEFYTCGRYEAAPTTVWQLGALLYELLRR from the exons ATGTTGCCACCATTCCCTCCACTAACCAAAGTACTCCTGACTGATCTGTATTTGGCCATAAAACACATCCCAAACGATGATGTGGAGCATCAACAAGTG gtCTTAAATGGGAAGACCTCCATGGTCCCACTGGAGGTTCTCCTCATGATGAAAGTCGGAGGTGGACCAGGGTCAGTAGGCACTTGTGCAGCAGTCTCAATACTGGACTGGTACGATCTAGAGCAGGAGGTCCTCCTGGTCATGGAGAGATCAGTCCCCTGTGTGAGCCTACTGACCTATATGGAGAATAATGCTGGACCCCTGGAGGAG aacATCACTAAGCAGCTGGTGGATGCAGCCATAATAATGCATAGCAAAGGCATTTTCCACCGCGACATCAAGATGGAAAACCTGCTCCTAGAGACCGGCTCCAGTGACCTGCGAGTGCGGGTCATCGACTTTGGATGTGGCTGCTCGGTGCAAGAAAAGctgttctccagcttcctcG GAACCTCAGCGTACGCCCCTCCAGAGTTTTACACATGTGGGAGGTATGAGGCTGCGCCCACCACTGTCTGGCAGCTGGGCGCGCTGCTTTACGAACTGCTACGTAGATGA